The segment GTCGACGAGGATGCCCTGCTGCTGTCCATGCACCTGGACATCGTGCGTCGCTTCGGCTGCGCGCAGAGCCCCGTCTACCAGCTGGGCGTGGACATCACATCCGGCACGCTCATCTCCGTGTCCTCGAGGAGCCAGCTGGTCAGGGTCAGGAACGGGCCGAGAACGGAGCTCAGCGAAATGGGCAAGGATGACCTCATCTTCTGCGACAACGCCATCTTGAGTCCCCCGTgagaatcaattattttttccagaagaattttattttttttaaaccgcCCACTTTTAGAAATCCCTCTGCAGTCACAGCTGATCGGAGTGAATGAGTTGGCTCCAGTTGGTAGACCTGACTCTAGGGACACaaaagtgggcggggcgaGAGATAGGCCAtttttccgcggcacgaaTATATTCGGATTGatgttttccaatttttattttaattaaaatcattcacaatcgaaaacaaaaagaacTCTTTAGTTTATTAGgtcatttatttatgaaattttgatgaaaataaaatttaagtgatTTTAACCCATTTTACGATGGATttcaatgtaattttattttttcaggacTGCGAAGGTGGAggagaaggaggaaaaagcTGCCGAGCCGGCAAAGGTGAGCAAGGTGCTGCCGTGGACGTTCGTGTTCAGTCGCGAATGCATGACGCCGACGCCCAAATATTACGTGTTTCCGCACCAGCTGCCAACTACCGAATACAAGAGCTGTTTCTTCGCCAACTCTGCTTGGCAGCCGCAGCCCTGGACAGACATCAACGTGTCCACCTGGGACAAAACCCAGTCTGCGCCCAAAATCGTTTCTTAATCACAATTTTAGTACCTGAAAAAagcgaaatttgaattttaaaactgatgaaatttgaaaaactacGAAGATGAAtgtcgattttaaaaatttggattttaagcGAATTGGAGTTActgttaaatcaatttttggtgTCCTGAGACGCCATTTTGGAAGCTGATGAAAAATCAAGTTATAGTTAGTTATTAGTTGTAAGGCTGATTGAAGAACGCCTGCaaaggtatgcaacctgcgtgacTTGTTTCTCAAATTATGTTTGTATCGATCCCCCAGTTGAATTTAGCTTTAAGATTTAGACTAATTAGAAATATAATTACTACTGATTCTTAAAGAccatgattttgattttgtaacaATGAAAGACCAATTCGAAACGGAAAGAAAacgctaaaaaaattgtctataCAATAAGaagtgttttattaatttattataatttataatctaTAATTTATCGGTAATTTGCAACAGCTTTAATCATTATAAatctatataaataaaataaaacagctaAAATTCTAGTtaccattatttaaattttgaaaaatgaaataacttTTGCCGCTACTCGAACATCACCTAAGAgaattttttggagaaaatttcgaaaaattcttCGAGATAATATCGCGGGAAGAATTCAATCGGGAAAAGCACGCTGAGTTATAATGTGTAATTATGGTTTTTGTGCTCAAATGGTTTGCCACTGAAACGGCCAACAGCTGCCACAAGATCGCAAGAAACTCGAAATTCAAACTCGATCGCCATTTCATCATCATTATCTTCGATtcagaatttaaaagtaattttcgcAATTCGCAGCTgtaaaaagggggcgtggtaGATAAACATCGCGGTTGGGAGAGGCCTGGCCGCTGGTGCTGCCATCTTTGGGTGACACCGAGCGAGAGCGAAGAATGAAAAAGTAGGGCGTTTGGCCGGTCTTCGGTTTCGgtctctctctcgtcggctTGGTTCGGCCATTATTAGACATTATTGCTGCTGCCCAGAGAGGTCAAAAGTTCATCCAGGTGAGATttcgacttgaaaaatgtggaaa is part of the Cloeon dipterum chromosome 1, ieCloDipt1.1, whole genome shotgun sequence genome and harbors:
- the LOC135941287 gene encoding uncharacterized protein LOC135941287 codes for the protein MNKCHGDNMDFFCTTLDSNGLILDINSSPEVKSRYPELTRENLLGKSLDQVVVDEDALLLSMHLDIVRRFGCAQSPVYQLGVDITSGTLISVSSRSQLVRVRNGPRTELSEMGKDDLIFCDNAILSPPTAKVEEKEEKAAEPAKVSKVLPWTFVFSRECMTPTPKYYVFPHQLPTTEYKSCFFANSAWQPQPWTDINVSTWDKTQSAPKIVS